One part of the Anaerolineales bacterium genome encodes these proteins:
- a CDS encoding GNAT family N-acetyltransferase, whose product MREQRANGLEALELATELLQRARLADPLEGVWEAADMQWSWRKPRRSDEAEKLFWLDDEGPVAGVLLTTANDESWQCDPVIVPHAGVDLDVVWQRAIAHAAAHSPKFAVPINDDDHSLRQLALDSGFTADESDSTAWLDTRQLPQPRQLHNEFVLIDRTQRASAPHPMQGRVGEGVAQRLAECSLYDPALDLAVETSSGEVAGVSLYWFDPITKVGLVEPMRVEDAYQRKGLARAMLCAGIQRLAERGAERIKVSYQTEIAGALYLGIGFGAVSTTTWYQAP is encoded by the coding sequence ATGCGTGAACAGAGAGCCAACGGACTAGAAGCACTCGAGCTAGCGACTGAACTGCTGCAACGCGCCCGCCTGGCTGACCCGCTGGAAGGCGTATGGGAAGCCGCCGATATGCAGTGGTCTTGGCGCAAGCCGCGCCGTTCCGACGAGGCCGAGAAGCTATTCTGGCTCGATGACGAAGGCCCAGTGGCTGGCGTGCTGCTTACGACCGCCAACGACGAAAGCTGGCAGTGCGACCCGGTCATCGTTCCTCACGCTGGCGTAGATCTGGATGTGGTCTGGCAGCGTGCGATCGCTCACGCCGCGGCGCACTCGCCCAAATTTGCAGTCCCCATCAACGACGATGACCACAGTCTGCGCCAGTTGGCGCTCGACTCCGGTTTCACGGCAGACGAAAGCGACAGCACGGCCTGGCTGGATACACGCCAGTTGCCGCAGCCGCGGCAGTTGCATAATGAATTCGTGCTCATCGACCGCACCCAGCGCGCTAGCGCCCCCCACCCAATGCAAGGGCGCGTTGGCGAAGGGGTTGCTCAACGCCTGGCCGAATGCTCGCTCTACGACCCTGCGCTTGACCTGGCAGTCGAGACCAGTAGCGGTGAAGTGGCAGGCGTGTCGCTTTATTGGTTTGACCCAATAACCAAGGTTGGCCTGGTCGAGCCAATGCGGGTCGAGGATGCATACCAGCGCAAGGGACTGGCGCGTGCCATGCTGTGCGCAGGCATCCAGCGCCTGGCCGAGCGCGGCGCTGAGCGCATCAAGGTCTCTTATCAGACTGAAATTGCCGGCGCGCTGTATCTGGGCATCGGCTTTGGCGCAGTTTCAACGACTACCTGGTACCAGGCGCCCTAG